The Bos javanicus breed banteng chromosome 11, ARS-OSU_banteng_1.0, whole genome shotgun sequence genome includes a window with the following:
- the HTRA2 gene encoding serine protease HTRA2, mitochondrial — MAALRAGRGAGWSLRGWRALWGGRWGKGPLLTPDLRALLTSGTPDPRTRVTYGTPSFRARLSVGVPEPRTCLRSRTSDLRARLIAGTPDPRTPEDSGTPGTRLRVWLAVALGAGGAVLLLFWGGGRGPPAVLASVLGSPPTSPRSQYNFIADVVEKTAPAVVYIEILGRHPFSGREVPISNGSGFVVAADGLIVTNAHVVADRRRVRVRLPSGDTYEAVVTAVDPVADIATLRIQTKEPLPTLPLGRSADVRQGEFVVAMGSPFALQNTITSGIVSSAQRPAKDLGLPQTNVEYIQTDAAIDFGNSGGPLVNLDGEVIGVNTMKVTSGISFAIPSDRLREFLHRGEKKNSWFGISGSQRRYIGVMMLTLTPSILAELQLREPSFPDVQHGVLIHKVILDSPAHRAGLRPGDVILAIGEQLVQNAEDIYEAVRTQSQLAVRIRRGQETLTLYVTPEVTE; from the exons ATGGCTGCACTGAGGGCGGGGCGGGGTGCTGGCTGGAGCCTCCGGGGATGGCGGGCTTTGTGGGGGGGTCGCTGGGGAAAGGGACCCCTGTTGACCCCTGACCTCCGGGCCCTGCTGACGTCAGGAACTCCTGACCCTCGGACCCGAGTGACTTATGGGACCCCCAGTTTCAGGGCCCGGTTGTCTGTGGGGGTCCCCGAACCACGGACATGCCTGAGGTCCCGGACTTCGGATCTCCGAGCACGGCTGATCGCTGGGACCCCAGATCCCCGGACCCCGGAAGACTCAGGGACTCCTGGAACCCGTCTGCGCGTGTGGCTAGCGGTGGCGCTGGGCGCTGGAGGGGCAGTACTGTTGTTGttttggggcggggggcggggtccCCCGGCTGTGCTCGCCTCGGTCCTTGGCTCGCCGCCCACCTCTCCCCGGAGCCAGTACAACTTCATCGCGGACGTGGTGGAGAAGACTGCCCCTGCCGTGGTTTATATCGAGATCTTGGGCAG GCACCCTTTTTCGGGCCGTGAAGTCCCTATCTCGAATGGCTCAGGATTCGTGGTGGCTGCCGATGGACTCATCGTTACCAATGCCCATGTGGTGGCTGATCGGCGCCGAGTCCGTGTAAGGCTGCCTAGCGGCGACACGTATGAGGCCGTGGTCACAGCTGTGGATCCTGTGGCAGACATCGCCACGCTGAGGATTCAGACCAAG GAGCCTCTCCCTACGCTGCCCCTGGGACGCTCAGCTGATGTTCGGCAAGGGGAGTTTGTTGTTGCTATGGGAAGTCCCTTTGCACTGCAGAACACAATCACCTCCGGCATTGTCAGCTCTGCTCAGCGTCCAGCCAAAGATCTGGGCCTTCCCCAAACCAATGTGGAGTATATCCAGACTGATGCAGCTATTGAT TTTGGAAACTCTGGAGGTCCCCTGGTCAACCTG GATGGGGAGGTGATTGGGGTGAATACCATGAAGGTCACATCTGGAATCTCCTTTGCCATCCCTTCTGATCGCCTTCGAGAGTTTCTGCATCGTGGAGAAAAGAAGA ACTCCTGGTTTGGAATCAGTGGGTCCCAGCGCCGCTACATTGGGGTGATGATGCTGACCTTGACTCCCAG CATCCTTGCTGAACTACAGCTTCGAGAACCAAGCTTTCCTGATGTTCAGCATGGTGTGCTCATCCATAAAGTCATCCTGGACTCCCCTGCTCACCG GGCTGGTCTACGACCTGGTGATGTGATCTTGGCCATTGGGGAGCAGCTGGTACAAAATGCTGAAGATATTTATGAAGCTGTTCGAACCCAATCCCAACTGGCAGTGCGGATCCGGCGAGGACAGGAAACTCTGACCTTATATGTGACCCCTGAAGTCACGGAATGA
- the AUP1 gene encoding lipid droplet-regulating VLDL assembly factor AUP1 isoform X3 has translation MEPPSSPGPERLFDSHRLPGDGFLLLALLLYAPVGFCLLVLRLFLGIHVFLVSCALPDSVFRRFVVRIMCAVLGLVARQEDSGLRDHRVRVLISNHVTPFDHNIVNLLTSCSTPLLNSPPSFVCWSRGFMEMDGQGELVESLKRFCASTRLPPTPLLLFPEEEATNGREGLLRFSSWPFSIQDVVQPLTLRVQRPLVSVTVSDASWVSELLWSLFVPFTVYQVRWLRPVHRQLGEGSEEFALRVQQLVAKELGQTGTRLTPEDKAEHMKRQRHPRLRLQSAQSSFPHSPGPSPDVHLATLAQRVKEVLPHVPLGVIQRDLARTGCVDLTITNLLEGAVAFMPEDITEGTQSLATASTPKAFDACLMMMTSQAL, from the exons ATGGAACCTCCCTCGTCTCCGGGGCCGGAGCGGCTCTTTGATTCGCACCG GCTCCCGGGTGATGGCTTCCTGCTCCTCGCGCTACTACTCTACGCTCCAGTCGGGTTCTGCCTCCTGGTCCTGCGCCTGTTTCTTGGGATCCACGTCTTCCTGGTTAGCTGCGCGCTACCAGACAGTGTCTTTCGCAG GTTCGTGGTGCGGATCATGTGTGCAGTGCTGGGGCTCGTGGCCCGGCAGGAGGACTCTGGACTCCGGGATCACCGTGTCAGGGTCCTCATTTCCAACCACGTGACACCTTTCGACCACAACATAGTCAACTTGCTCACCAGCTGTAGCACC CCTCTACTCAATAGTCCCCCAAGCTTTGTGTGCTGGTCTCGGGGCTTTATGGAGATGGATGGTCAGGGCGAGTTGGTGGAGTCACTCAAGAGATTCTGTGCTTCAACAAGGCTTCCCCCTACCCCTCTGCTGCTATTCCCCGAGGAAGAGGCCACCAATGGCCGGGAGGGGCTCCTGCGCTTCAG TTCCTGGCCATTTTCTATCCAGGATGTGGTACAGCCTCTTACCCTGCGAGTCCAGAGACCTCTTGTCTCCGTG ACGGTGTCAGATGCATCCTGGGTCTCAGAACTGCTGTGGTCACTTTTCGTCCCTTTCACGGTGTATCAAGTAAG GTGGCTCCGTCCTGTTCATCgacagctgggggaggggagtgaaGAGTTTGCCCTCCGTGTACAACAG ctggtggccaaagaattgggccAGACAGGGACACGACTCACTCCAGAAGACAAAGCAGAGCACATGAAGCGACAGAGACACCCCAGATTGCGCCTTCAGTCAG CCCAGTCTTCTTTCCCTCACTCCCCTGGCCCTTCTCCTGATGTGCATCTGGCAACTCTGGCTCAGAGAGTGAAGGAGGTTTTACCCCATGTTCCACTGGGCGTCATCCAGAGAGACCTAG CCAGGACTGGCTGTGTAGACTTGACCATCACTAATCTGCTTGAGGGAGCCGTAGCTTTCATGCCTGAAGACATCACTGAGGGGACCCAATCCCTTGCCACAGCCTCCACTCCCAAG GCATTCGATGCGTGTTTAATGATGATGACTTCGCAAGCCCTCTGA
- the AUP1 gene encoding lipid droplet-regulating VLDL assembly factor AUP1 isoform X2, whose amino-acid sequence MEPPSSPGPERLFDSHRLPGDGFLLLALLLYAPVGFCLLVLRLFLGIHVFLVSCALPDSVFRRFVVRIMCAVLGLVARQEDSGLRDHRVRVLISNHVTPFDHNIVNLLTSCSTPLLNSPPSFVCWSRGFMEMDGQGELVESLKRFCASTRLPPTPLLLFPEEEATNGREGLLRFSSWPFSIQDVVQPLTLRVQRPLVSVTVSDASWVSELLWSLFVPFTVYQVRWLRPVHRQLGEGSEEFALRVQQLVAKELGQTGTRLTPEDKAEHMKRQRHPRLRLQSAQSSFPHSPGPSPDVHLATLAQRVKEVLPHVPLGVIQRDLARTGCVDLTITNLLEGAVAFMPEDITEGTQSLATASTPKFPSSGPATPQPTALTFAKSSWARQESLQERKQALYEYARRRFTERQAQEAD is encoded by the exons ATGGAACCTCCCTCGTCTCCGGGGCCGGAGCGGCTCTTTGATTCGCACCG GCTCCCGGGTGATGGCTTCCTGCTCCTCGCGCTACTACTCTACGCTCCAGTCGGGTTCTGCCTCCTGGTCCTGCGCCTGTTTCTTGGGATCCACGTCTTCCTGGTTAGCTGCGCGCTACCAGACAGTGTCTTTCGCAG GTTCGTGGTGCGGATCATGTGTGCAGTGCTGGGGCTCGTGGCCCGGCAGGAGGACTCTGGACTCCGGGATCACCGTGTCAGGGTCCTCATTTCCAACCACGTGACACCTTTCGACCACAACATAGTCAACTTGCTCACCAGCTGTAGCACC CCTCTACTCAATAGTCCCCCAAGCTTTGTGTGCTGGTCTCGGGGCTTTATGGAGATGGATGGTCAGGGCGAGTTGGTGGAGTCACTCAAGAGATTCTGTGCTTCAACAAGGCTTCCCCCTACCCCTCTGCTGCTATTCCCCGAGGAAGAGGCCACCAATGGCCGGGAGGGGCTCCTGCGCTTCAG TTCCTGGCCATTTTCTATCCAGGATGTGGTACAGCCTCTTACCCTGCGAGTCCAGAGACCTCTTGTCTCCGTG ACGGTGTCAGATGCATCCTGGGTCTCAGAACTGCTGTGGTCACTTTTCGTCCCTTTCACGGTGTATCAAGTAAG GTGGCTCCGTCCTGTTCATCgacagctgggggaggggagtgaaGAGTTTGCCCTCCGTGTACAACAG ctggtggccaaagaattgggccAGACAGGGACACGACTCACTCCAGAAGACAAAGCAGAGCACATGAAGCGACAGAGACACCCCAGATTGCGCCTTCAGTCAG CCCAGTCTTCTTTCCCTCACTCCCCTGGCCCTTCTCCTGATGTGCATCTGGCAACTCTGGCTCAGAGAGTGAAGGAGGTTTTACCCCATGTTCCACTGGGCGTCATCCAGAGAGACCTAG CCAGGACTGGCTGTGTAGACTTGACCATCACTAATCTGCTTGAGGGAGCCGTAGCTTTCATGCCTGAAGACATCACTGAGGGGACCCAATCCCTTGCCACAGCCTCCACTCCCAAG TTCCCCAGCTCTGGCCCGGCAACCCCTCAGCCCACAGCCCTAACATTTGCCAAGTCCTCCTGGGCCCGGCAGGAGAGTCTACAGGAGCGAAAGCAGGCGCTGTATGAATACGCGAGAAG GCGATTCACAGAGAGGCAGGCCCAGGAGGCTGATTGA
- the AUP1 gene encoding lipid droplet-regulating VLDL assembly factor AUP1 isoform X1, with the protein MEPPSSPGPERLFDSHRLPGDGFLLLALLLYAPVGFCLLVLRLFLGIHVFLVSCALPDSVFRRFVVRIMCAVLGLVARQEDSGLRDHRVRVLISNHVTPFDHNIVNLLTSCSTPLLNSPPSFVCWSRGFMEMDGQGELVESLKRFCASTRLPPTPLLLFPEEEATNGREGLLRFSSWPFSIQDVVQPLTLRVQRPLVSVTVSDASWVSELLWSLFVPFTVYQVRSFNVKVLPQRQYKVFITSLLSPPLFQEKTHQSGEWVTPTWTWIIFCRWLRPVHRQLGEGSEEFALRVQQLVAKELGQTGTRLTPEDKAEHMKRQRHPRLRLQSAQSSFPHSPGPSPDVHLATLAQRVKEVLPHVPLGVIQRDLARTGCVDLTITNLLEGAVAFMPEDITEGTQSLATASTPKFPSSGPATPQPTALTFAKSSWARQESLQERKQALYEYARRRFTERQAQEAD; encoded by the exons ATGGAACCTCCCTCGTCTCCGGGGCCGGAGCGGCTCTTTGATTCGCACCG GCTCCCGGGTGATGGCTTCCTGCTCCTCGCGCTACTACTCTACGCTCCAGTCGGGTTCTGCCTCCTGGTCCTGCGCCTGTTTCTTGGGATCCACGTCTTCCTGGTTAGCTGCGCGCTACCAGACAGTGTCTTTCGCAG GTTCGTGGTGCGGATCATGTGTGCAGTGCTGGGGCTCGTGGCCCGGCAGGAGGACTCTGGACTCCGGGATCACCGTGTCAGGGTCCTCATTTCCAACCACGTGACACCTTTCGACCACAACATAGTCAACTTGCTCACCAGCTGTAGCACC CCTCTACTCAATAGTCCCCCAAGCTTTGTGTGCTGGTCTCGGGGCTTTATGGAGATGGATGGTCAGGGCGAGTTGGTGGAGTCACTCAAGAGATTCTGTGCTTCAACAAGGCTTCCCCCTACCCCTCTGCTGCTATTCCCCGAGGAAGAGGCCACCAATGGCCGGGAGGGGCTCCTGCGCTTCAG TTCCTGGCCATTTTCTATCCAGGATGTGGTACAGCCTCTTACCCTGCGAGTCCAGAGACCTCTTGTCTCCGTG ACGGTGTCAGATGCATCCTGGGTCTCAGAACTGCTGTGGTCACTTTTCGTCCCTTTCACGGTGTATCAAGTAAG ATCTTTTAATGTCAAGGTCCTACCACAGAGGCAATATAAAGTATTTATTACCTCCCTACTGTCACCACCACTGTTTCAAGAAAAGACGCATCAGAGTGGAGAGTGGGTGACCCCAACGTGGACCTGGATTATTTTTTGCAGGTGGCTCCGTCCTGTTCATCgacagctgggggaggggagtgaaGAGTTTGCCCTCCGTGTACAACAG ctggtggccaaagaattgggccAGACAGGGACACGACTCACTCCAGAAGACAAAGCAGAGCACATGAAGCGACAGAGACACCCCAGATTGCGCCTTCAGTCAG CCCAGTCTTCTTTCCCTCACTCCCCTGGCCCTTCTCCTGATGTGCATCTGGCAACTCTGGCTCAGAGAGTGAAGGAGGTTTTACCCCATGTTCCACTGGGCGTCATCCAGAGAGACCTAG CCAGGACTGGCTGTGTAGACTTGACCATCACTAATCTGCTTGAGGGAGCCGTAGCTTTCATGCCTGAAGACATCACTGAGGGGACCCAATCCCTTGCCACAGCCTCCACTCCCAAG TTCCCCAGCTCTGGCCCGGCAACCCCTCAGCCCACAGCCCTAACATTTGCCAAGTCCTCCTGGGCCCGGCAGGAGAGTCTACAGGAGCGAAAGCAGGCGCTGTATGAATACGCGAGAAG GCGATTCACAGAGAGGCAGGCCCAGGAGGCTGATTGA
- the DQX1 gene encoding ATP-dependent RNA helicase DQX1 isoform X1: MASQLLGLEEESGPNPEESELAVNPFDGLPFSSRYYKLLEQRRSLPVWAARFIFLEHLESSPSGVVLVSGEPGCGKSTQIPQWCAEFVLARGFQKGWVTVTQPYPLAALSLALRVADEMDLTLGHEVGYSIPQEDCTGPDTLLRFCWDRLLLQEVASTRGTGARGVLVLDEAQERSVASDLLQGLLRDARLGSLPGDLRVVVVTDPSLEPKLQDFWGGPPTVCVPRKTGSCPTPVYRDSLPADRVDAACQAVLEWCRKEAPGDVLVYLPSEEEISLCCESLSRKVRSLENQGPPPRVLPLHPGCGQAVQAVYEDTESGARKVVVTHWLADFSFSLSSIRHVIDSGLELRSVYSPQIRAESQVLRPVSKCQAEARRLRAAGIPPGSCLCLYPKSFLELEAPYLPQPRVWAENLSSLMLLLKRRQIAEPGKCHFLDRPAPEALMQALEDLDYLAALDDDGDLSDLGVILSEFPLAPELAKALLASCEFDCVDEMLTLAAMLTAAPGFTRPPLCAEEAALRRALEHVDGDHSSLIQVYEAFIQSGADKAWCQARGLNWAALCQARKLRGELLELMQRIELPLSQPAFGSERNRRDLQKALVSGYFLKVARDTDGTGNYLLLTHKHVAQLSPNCCYRSRRAPARPPLWVLYHSFSISKDNCLSIVSEIQPQMLVELAPPYFLSNLPPSESRDFLNQLREERTDSSIRSESSSTQELENACALQ; encoded by the exons ATGGCCTCTCAGCTTCTCGGGTTGGAAGAAGAGTCTGGCCCAAACCCTGAGGAGTCTGAACTGGCTGTGAACCCCTTTGACGggctccccttctcttcccgctaCTACAAACTACTTGAGCAGCGCCGATCCTTGCCTGTCTGGGCTGCTCGCTTTATCTTCTTGGAGCACTTGGAGAGTAGCCCCAGTGGAGTGGTACTGGTGTCTGGAGAGCCTGGTTGTGGCAAGAGCACccag ATCCCACAGTGGTGTGCGGAGTTTGTGCTGGCCAGAGGTTTCCAGAAGGGCTGGGTAACTGTGACTCAGCCTTACCCTCTAGCAGCCCTGAGCTTGGCTCTGCGAGTTGCTGATGAAATGGACCTGACCCTGGGTCATGAGGTTGGATACAGCATCCCCCAAGAAGACTGCACTGGGCCTGACACTCTGCTAAG GTTCTGCTGGGACAGGCTGCTTCTGCAGGAGGTGGCCTCAACCCGGGGCACTGGAGCCCGGGGTGTGCTGGTCCTGGATGAGGCTCAGGAGCGGTCAGTGGCCTCAGATTTGCTCCAAGGACTCCTGCGAGatgccaggctgggaagccttCCAGGGGACCTCAGAGTGGTTGTAGTTACTGACCCAAGCCTTGAACCTAAGCTCCAAGATTTCTGGGGCGGTCCTCCTACTGTGTGTGTCCCCAGAAAGACTGGCAGCTGCCCCACTCCAGTCTACAGGGACTCTCTCCCTGCTGACCGAGTAGACGCTGCCTGCCAAGCTGTGCTTGAATGGTGTCGGAAGGAGGCTCCAGGAGATGTGCTAGTGTACCTGCCCAGTGAGGAG GAAATTTCCCTGTGCTGTGAGTCCTTGTCCAGGAAGGTAAGGTCCTTGGAAAACCAAGGGCCCCCACCACGGGTGCTGCCCCTTCACCCAGGCTGTGGACAAGCTGTTCAGGCTGTGTACGAGGACACAGAATCAGGTGCCCGGAAAGTTGTGGTCACTCACTGGCTGGCCgacttctccttttccctctcttccaTCCGACATGTCATTGACTCAGGACTGGAGCTTCGAAGT GTTTACAGTCCTCAGATCCGAGCAGAATCTCAAGTGTTGAGACCAGTCAGCAAGTGTCAGGCAGAGGCAAGACGGCTGCGGGCAGCAGGGATCCCACCAG GATCCTGCCTCTGCCTGTATCCTAAGTCCTTCCTAGAACTAGAGGCTCCCTACCTGCCCCAGCCCAGAGTGTGGGCAGAGAATTTGAGCTCCCTGATGTTACTACTAAAGAGGAGACAGATTGCAGAGCCAGGGAAGTGTCACTTCCTGGACCGGCCCG CTCCAGAAGCACTGATGCAGGCCCTGGAAGACTTAGACTACCTGGCCGCCCTGGATGATGATGGGGACCTGTCAGACCTGGGAGTTATCCTGTCAGAATTTCCCCTGGCCCCTGAGCTGGCCAAAGCCCTGCTGGCCTCGTGCgagtttgactgtgtggatgagaTGCTCACCCTGGCCGCCATGCTCACTG CTGCCCCGGGGTTTACTCGTCCTCCACTCTGTGCAGAAGAAGCTGCCCTGCGTCGAGCGCTAGAACACGTGGATGGTGATCACAGCTCTCTGATCCAAGTGTATGAAGCCTTTATACAGA GTGGAGCAGACAAGGCTTGGTGCCAGGCTCGGGGTCTAAACTGGGCAGCATTGTGCCAAGCCCGTAAACTTCGGGGAGAACTCCTAGAACTCATGCAACGGATTGAACTTCCCTTGTCTCAACCAGCCTTTGGATCTGAGCGGAATCGCAGAGACCTTCAGAAAGCACTGGTGTCAGGATACTTCCTTAAG GTGGCCCGAGACACAGATGGAACTGGAAATTACCTGCTTCTAACCCATAAGCATGTGGCCCAGCTTTCCCCAAACTGCTGCTACAGAAGCCGCAGGGCTCCTGCCAGACCCCCACTGTGGGTGCTTTACCACAGTTTCTCCATTTCCAAAGACAATtgtctttccattgtttctgaaATTCAGCCACAGAT GCTCGTGGAATTGGCTCCTCCATACTTTCTGAGTAACTTACCCCCTAGTGAAAGCAGAGACTTCCTGAACCAGCTGAGGGAAGAAAGGACAGATTCTTCAATCAGGAGTGAATCTTCCTCCACCCAAGAACTTGAGAATGCCTGTGCCCTGCAGTGA
- the DQX1 gene encoding ATP-dependent RNA helicase DQX1 isoform X2, giving the protein MASQLLGLEEESGPNPEESELAVNPFDGLPFSSRYYKLLEQRRSLPVWAARFIFLEHLESSPSGVVLVSGEPGCGKSTQIPQWCAEFVLARGFQKGWVTVTQPYPLAALSLALRVADEMDLTLGHEVGYSIPQEDCTGPDTLLRFCWDRLLLQEVASTRGTGARGVLVLDEAQERSVASDLLQGLLRDARLGSLPGDLRVVVVTDPSLEPKLQDFWGGPPTVCVPRKTGSCPTPVYRDSLPADRVDAACQAVLEWCRKEAPGDVLVYLPSEEEISLCCESLSRKVRSLENQGPPPRVLPLHPGCGQAVQAVYEDTESGARKVVVTHWLADFSFSLSSIRHVIDSGLELRSVYSPQIRAESQVLRPVSKCQAEARRLRAAGIPPGSCLCLYPKSFLELEAPYLPQPRVWAENLSSLMLLLKRRQIAEPGKCHFLDRPAPEALMQALEDLDYLAALDDDGDLSDLGVILSEFPLAPELAKALLASCEFDCVDEMLTLAAMLTAAPGFTRPPLCAEEAALRRALEHVDGDHSSLIQVYEAFIQSGADKAWCQARGLNWAALCQARKLRGELLELMQRIELPLSQPAFGSERNRRDLQKALVSGYFLKARGIGSSILSE; this is encoded by the exons ATGGCCTCTCAGCTTCTCGGGTTGGAAGAAGAGTCTGGCCCAAACCCTGAGGAGTCTGAACTGGCTGTGAACCCCTTTGACGggctccccttctcttcccgctaCTACAAACTACTTGAGCAGCGCCGATCCTTGCCTGTCTGGGCTGCTCGCTTTATCTTCTTGGAGCACTTGGAGAGTAGCCCCAGTGGAGTGGTACTGGTGTCTGGAGAGCCTGGTTGTGGCAAGAGCACccag ATCCCACAGTGGTGTGCGGAGTTTGTGCTGGCCAGAGGTTTCCAGAAGGGCTGGGTAACTGTGACTCAGCCTTACCCTCTAGCAGCCCTGAGCTTGGCTCTGCGAGTTGCTGATGAAATGGACCTGACCCTGGGTCATGAGGTTGGATACAGCATCCCCCAAGAAGACTGCACTGGGCCTGACACTCTGCTAAG GTTCTGCTGGGACAGGCTGCTTCTGCAGGAGGTGGCCTCAACCCGGGGCACTGGAGCCCGGGGTGTGCTGGTCCTGGATGAGGCTCAGGAGCGGTCAGTGGCCTCAGATTTGCTCCAAGGACTCCTGCGAGatgccaggctgggaagccttCCAGGGGACCTCAGAGTGGTTGTAGTTACTGACCCAAGCCTTGAACCTAAGCTCCAAGATTTCTGGGGCGGTCCTCCTACTGTGTGTGTCCCCAGAAAGACTGGCAGCTGCCCCACTCCAGTCTACAGGGACTCTCTCCCTGCTGACCGAGTAGACGCTGCCTGCCAAGCTGTGCTTGAATGGTGTCGGAAGGAGGCTCCAGGAGATGTGCTAGTGTACCTGCCCAGTGAGGAG GAAATTTCCCTGTGCTGTGAGTCCTTGTCCAGGAAGGTAAGGTCCTTGGAAAACCAAGGGCCCCCACCACGGGTGCTGCCCCTTCACCCAGGCTGTGGACAAGCTGTTCAGGCTGTGTACGAGGACACAGAATCAGGTGCCCGGAAAGTTGTGGTCACTCACTGGCTGGCCgacttctccttttccctctcttccaTCCGACATGTCATTGACTCAGGACTGGAGCTTCGAAGT GTTTACAGTCCTCAGATCCGAGCAGAATCTCAAGTGTTGAGACCAGTCAGCAAGTGTCAGGCAGAGGCAAGACGGCTGCGGGCAGCAGGGATCCCACCAG GATCCTGCCTCTGCCTGTATCCTAAGTCCTTCCTAGAACTAGAGGCTCCCTACCTGCCCCAGCCCAGAGTGTGGGCAGAGAATTTGAGCTCCCTGATGTTACTACTAAAGAGGAGACAGATTGCAGAGCCAGGGAAGTGTCACTTCCTGGACCGGCCCG CTCCAGAAGCACTGATGCAGGCCCTGGAAGACTTAGACTACCTGGCCGCCCTGGATGATGATGGGGACCTGTCAGACCTGGGAGTTATCCTGTCAGAATTTCCCCTGGCCCCTGAGCTGGCCAAAGCCCTGCTGGCCTCGTGCgagtttgactgtgtggatgagaTGCTCACCCTGGCCGCCATGCTCACTG CTGCCCCGGGGTTTACTCGTCCTCCACTCTGTGCAGAAGAAGCTGCCCTGCGTCGAGCGCTAGAACACGTGGATGGTGATCACAGCTCTCTGATCCAAGTGTATGAAGCCTTTATACAGA GTGGAGCAGACAAGGCTTGGTGCCAGGCTCGGGGTCTAAACTGGGCAGCATTGTGCCAAGCCCGTAAACTTCGGGGAGAACTCCTAGAACTCATGCAACGGATTGAACTTCCCTTGTCTCAACCAGCCTTTGGATCTGAGCGGAATCGCAGAGACCTTCAGAAAGCACTGGTGTCAGGATACTTCCTTAAG GCTCGTGGAATTGGCTCCTCCATACTTTCTGAGTAA
- the TLX2 gene encoding T-cell leukemia homeobox protein 2 has protein sequence MEPGVLASHNLPHHEPISFGIDQILSCPEPPGSGLGPGRTGQGHGESAAFSGGFHGASSYGPAASLAPVPGSSGVGPGGVIRVPAHRPLPVQPPAGGAPAVPGPSGLGGAGGLAGLTFPWMDSGRRYAKDRLTAALSPFSGTRRIGHPYQNRTPPKRKKPRTSFSRSQVLELERRFLRQKYLASAERAALAKALRMTDAQVKTWFQNRRTKWRRQTAEEREAERHRAGRLLLHLQQDALPRPLRPPLPPDPLCLHNSSLFALQNLQPWAEDNKVASVSGLASVV, from the exons ATGGAGCCGGGGGTGCTGGCCTCGCACAACCTCCCGCACCACGAGCCAATCAGTTTCGGCATCGATCAGATCCTGAGCTGCCCGGAACCCCCCGGGAGCGGCCTAGGCCCAGGTCGCACGGGCCAAGGCCATGGAGAGAGTGCGGCGTTCTCGGGTGGATTTCACGGAGCCTCAAGCTACGGCCCCGCGGCCTCGCTGGCCCCGGTACCAGGCAGCTCTGGTGTTGGCCCGGGCGGCGTGATCCGCGTCCCGGCGCATCGTCCTTTGCCAGTGCAGCCGCCCGCGGGAGGCGCACCTGCAGTTCCTGGACCCTCGGGCTTGGGCGGCGCCGGGGGCCTAGCGGGACTCACCTTCCCTTGGATGGACAGCGGCCGCCGCTATGCCAAGGACCGGCTCACGG CGGCGCTCTCGCCCTTCTCCGGGACGCGCCGTATAGGTCACCCCTACCAAAATCGGACCCCCCCAAAGCGGAAGAAGCCGCGCACATCCTTCTCCCGCTCGCAGGTGCTGGAGCTGGAGCGGCGCTTCCTGCGCCAGAAGTACCTGGCCTCTGCCGAGAGGGCGGCGCTGGCCAAGGCCCTGCGCATGACCGACGCGCAGGTCAAGACGTGGTTCCAGAACCGGCGCACCAAGTGGCG GCGCCAGACGGCCGAGGAGCGCGAGGCGGAGCGGCACCGCGCGGGCCGACTGCTTCTGCACCTGCAGCAGGACGCGCTGCCTCGGCCGCTGCGGCCGCCGCTGCCCCCGGACCCGCTCTGTCTGCACAACTCGTCGCTCTTCGCGCTGCAGAATCTGCAGCCCTGGGCCGAGGACAACAAGGTGGCTTCCGTGTCCGGGCTTGCTTCAGTGGTGTGA